From the genome of Synchiropus splendidus isolate RoL2022-P1 chromosome 17, RoL_Sspl_1.0, whole genome shotgun sequence, one region includes:
- the trim47 gene encoding E3 ubiquitin-protein ligase TRIM47 isoform X2, with the protein MSLELTSAANRVSLRACLHDDCSSLIVVMSHLSVRIKYCCSETVFFCFISSLALWEYESLLEDERFHAVTPLAEAVEDMKMTLQMQLRDLNYKKHLYQKVKGAEERTKSNLRLRKQRLKEKIEADVGSLVRFLLDERDSILDSLDAEEVSVMSVVNDNLTAVEEASASVQKTMEGIYSHLGADVRTESLAKLSDDLLSRSRFPTLEPTNCQTEFTDFTGPFQLIIWKKMMHLLHTMPQNLTLDPDTAHPNLLISDFDTKVEEGCGRSNEPDLPSRFTRFYGVLATAQYSSGQHYWEVDVKDKGVWYLGVTNECSNRKGFISLTPSAGYWSICLQDRLYANGEHGRFTIADYWNSPRVGVYLDYDRGRVSFYDAVTMKRVFMFETHFTEPVTPFFSPGKNDPYSRIQICHYY; encoded by the exons ATGTCCTTGGAGCTGACGTCCGCTGCTAATCGAGTGTCCCTGAGAGCTTGTTTACATGACGACTGCTCTTCTCTCATAGTTGTGATGAGTCAtctgtcagtgcgtataaaataCTGTTGCTCAGAGacagtctttttttgtttcatctcttCACTGGCTCTTTGGGAATATGAATCCTTGCTGGAAGATGAAAG GTTTCATGCTGTGACCCCACTTGCTGAGGCTGTTGAGGACATGAAG aTGACGCTACAAATGCAACTGAGGGATCTCAACTATAAGAAGCACCTGTATCAGAAGGTGAAAGGCGCAGAGGAGAGGACGAAGAGTAACCTCCGG CTGCGGAAACagaggctgaaggagaagaTCGAGGCAGACGTGGGGTCGCTGGTCCGCTTCCTGCTGGACGAGAGGGACTCCATCCTGGACAGCCTGGACGCTGAGGAAGTGAGTGTGATGAGCGTGGTCAACGACAACTTGACGGCCGTAGAGGAAGCCTCCGCCAGCGTGCAGAAGACCATGGAAGGCATCTACAGCCACCTCGGGGCTGACGTCCGCACGGAG AGCCTGGCCAAGCTGAGCGACGA TTTGCTCAGCCGCTCCCGCTTCCCCACCCTGGAGCCCACCAACTGCCAGACCGAGTTCACCGACTTCACAGGTCCTTTCCAGCTGATCATCTGGAAGAAGATGATGCACCTGCTGCACACCA TGCCTCAGAACCTGACCCTGGATCCGGACACGGCCCACCCAAACCTGCTCATCTCGGACTTCGACACCAAAGTGGAGGAGGGCTGCGGCCGCTCCAACGAGCCGGACTTGCCGTCGCGCTTCACGCGCTTCTACGGCGTCCTGGCCACGGCGCAGTACAGCAGCGGGCAGCACTACTGGGAGGTGGACGTGAAGGACAAAGGGGTGTGGTACCTCGGGGTCACCAACGAGTGCAGCAACAGGAAGGGCTTCATCAGCCTCACGCCCTCTGCTGGCTACTGGAGCATCTGCCTGCAGGACCGCCTCTATGCCAACGGCGAGCACGGCCGCTTCACCATCGCCGACTACTGGAACTCGCCGCGCGTCGGCGTTTACCTGGACTACGACCGCGGGCGCGTGAGCTTCTACGACGCCGTGACCATGAAGCGCGTCTTCATGTTTGAGACTCACTTCACGGAGCCAGTGACCCCGTTCTTCAGTCCGGGGAAGAACGACCCGTACAGCCGGATTCAGATCTGCCACTACTACTGA
- the trim47 gene encoding E3 ubiquitin-protein ligase TRIM47 isoform X1, whose product MAMAGENEEELKKELTCAICLDYYKCPVILKCGHNFCQACITTHWDENGESYGYQCPQCRTVFPKRIFTKNYLVQSLVAKLDDLNFLAPSESTPLEEKAVCREHGKELKFFCQVDQRPVCVVCRESKSHRFHAVTPLAEAVEDMKMTLQMQLRDLNYKKHLYQKVKGAEERTKSNLRLRKQRLKEKIEADVGSLVRFLLDERDSILDSLDAEEVSVMSVVNDNLTAVEEASASVQKTMEGIYSHLGADVRTESLAKLSDDLLSRSRFPTLEPTNCQTEFTDFTGPFQLIIWKKMMHLLHTMPQNLTLDPDTAHPNLLISDFDTKVEEGCGRSNEPDLPSRFTRFYGVLATAQYSSGQHYWEVDVKDKGVWYLGVTNECSNRKGFISLTPSAGYWSICLQDRLYANGEHGRFTIADYWNSPRVGVYLDYDRGRVSFYDAVTMKRVFMFETHFTEPVTPFFSPGKNDPYSRIQICHYY is encoded by the exons ATGGCGATGGCAGGAGAGAACgaagaggagctgaagaaagaacTCACCTGCGCCATTTGTCTGGACTACTACAAGTGTCCCGTCATTCTCAAATGTGGCCATAACTTCTGTCAAGCCTGCATCACGACGCACTGGGATGAAAATGGCGAGAGCTACGGCTACCAGTGTCCCCAGTGCCGGACG GTGTTCCCCAAAAGGATCTTCACCAAGAACTACCTGGTGCAAAGTCTCGTGGCTAAACTGGACGACTTGAACTTCCTGGCGCCATCCGAGTCCACCCCCCTCGAGGAAAAGGCTGTTTGTCGAGAGCACGGCAAAGAGCTGAAGTTCTTCTGTCAGGTGGACCAGAGGCCcgtgtgtgtggtgtgcagGGAGAGCAAGTCCCACAG GTTTCATGCTGTGACCCCACTTGCTGAGGCTGTTGAGGACATGAAG aTGACGCTACAAATGCAACTGAGGGATCTCAACTATAAGAAGCACCTGTATCAGAAGGTGAAAGGCGCAGAGGAGAGGACGAAGAGTAACCTCCGG CTGCGGAAACagaggctgaaggagaagaTCGAGGCAGACGTGGGGTCGCTGGTCCGCTTCCTGCTGGACGAGAGGGACTCCATCCTGGACAGCCTGGACGCTGAGGAAGTGAGTGTGATGAGCGTGGTCAACGACAACTTGACGGCCGTAGAGGAAGCCTCCGCCAGCGTGCAGAAGACCATGGAAGGCATCTACAGCCACCTCGGGGCTGACGTCCGCACGGAG AGCCTGGCCAAGCTGAGCGACGA TTTGCTCAGCCGCTCCCGCTTCCCCACCCTGGAGCCCACCAACTGCCAGACCGAGTTCACCGACTTCACAGGTCCTTTCCAGCTGATCATCTGGAAGAAGATGATGCACCTGCTGCACACCA TGCCTCAGAACCTGACCCTGGATCCGGACACGGCCCACCCAAACCTGCTCATCTCGGACTTCGACACCAAAGTGGAGGAGGGCTGCGGCCGCTCCAACGAGCCGGACTTGCCGTCGCGCTTCACGCGCTTCTACGGCGTCCTGGCCACGGCGCAGTACAGCAGCGGGCAGCACTACTGGGAGGTGGACGTGAAGGACAAAGGGGTGTGGTACCTCGGGGTCACCAACGAGTGCAGCAACAGGAAGGGCTTCATCAGCCTCACGCCCTCTGCTGGCTACTGGAGCATCTGCCTGCAGGACCGCCTCTATGCCAACGGCGAGCACGGCCGCTTCACCATCGCCGACTACTGGAACTCGCCGCGCGTCGGCGTTTACCTGGACTACGACCGCGGGCGCGTGAGCTTCTACGACGCCGTGACCATGAAGCGCGTCTTCATGTTTGAGACTCACTTCACGGAGCCAGTGACCCCGTTCTTCAGTCCGGGGAAGAACGACCCGTACAGCCGGATTCAGATCTGCCACTACTACTGA